Proteins found in one Enterobacter sp. RHBSTW-00175 genomic segment:
- a CDS encoding phage tail protein, whose product MTVETFTWCPKVASQVDTSFRTRKAQFGDGYAQVAGDGINPVTPQWSVSFTGDEAYIQAIKNFLNRHAGYKSFIWKPPLESSGLWRAESFQISTLGNKKYTLSSTFIQAYHP is encoded by the coding sequence ATGACAGTTGAAACCTTCACCTGGTGTCCGAAGGTTGCCTCTCAGGTTGATACCAGTTTTCGGACCAGAAAGGCGCAATTTGGAGATGGTTATGCGCAGGTGGCTGGTGATGGTATCAACCCGGTGACACCACAATGGAGCGTCAGTTTTACCGGTGATGAAGCATACATTCAGGCTATCAAAAACTTCCTGAACAGACATGCGGGGTATAAGTCATTTATCTGGAAACCGCCACTTGAGTCATCAGGACTCTGGCGCGCGGAGTCCTTCCAGATATCTACCCTCGGTAATAAGAAATACACCCTCAGTAGCACATTCATACAGGCATACCATCCATGA
- a CDS encoding tail assembly protein, which translates to MERKTVIKLSGSMAQRFGRTHRRALTSASEVFRALSNTIDGFDAYLRETRAKGLDFVIFRNQINIGKEEFDLLGPGDELRIIPVIRGSKRAGLFQIITAAAIAAFTWWNPVGWAAGTQMALYAAAGSMAVGGVVQMLSPQVAGLRMRQDPDNKPSYAFGGPVNTTASGNPVPLLYGQREIGGAIISAGIYAEDQQ; encoded by the coding sequence ATGGAAAGAAAAACCGTCATTAAACTCAGTGGTTCAATGGCTCAGCGATTTGGCAGGACCCACCGCCGCGCGTTAACGTCTGCCAGTGAGGTATTCAGGGCGCTATCTAATACCATTGATGGATTTGATGCCTACCTGCGCGAGACCAGAGCGAAGGGGTTGGATTTTGTCATCTTCCGAAACCAAATAAACATAGGAAAGGAAGAGTTTGATCTTCTTGGTCCTGGCGATGAACTTCGCATTATCCCTGTCATACGCGGTAGTAAGAGGGCTGGCCTCTTTCAAATTATTACTGCCGCCGCAATTGCGGCCTTTACCTGGTGGAACCCAGTAGGATGGGCAGCAGGTACACAAATGGCGCTATATGCCGCAGCTGGTTCTATGGCTGTTGGCGGTGTGGTGCAAATGCTTTCCCCTCAGGTTGCTGGTCTGCGGATGCGACAGGACCCAGATAACAAACCTTCCTATGCGTTTGGTGGACCCGTTAATACAACAGCGTCCGGCAACCCCGTTCCTTTATTGTATGGTCAGCGGGAAATAGGGGGGGCGATTATCTCTGCCGGAATCTATGCGGAAGATCAGCAATAA
- a CDS encoding DUF4224 domain-containing protein: MNNETDIISDADIEKLTGYKIPSKQCESLRDAGIFFITRRDGRPRTTWAHFNNPLSHRQKAIDVNGPQPNFGALD; encoded by the coding sequence ATGAACAACGAAACAGACATTATCTCTGACGCTGATATTGAAAAGTTGACCGGTTATAAAATTCCGTCAAAGCAATGCGAAAGCTTGCGTGATGCAGGAATATTTTTTATAACCAGGCGCGATGGACGCCCTCGCACAACGTGGGCTCATTTCAACAATCCGCTTTCTCACCGACAGAAAGCTATTGATGTTAACGGGCCTCAGCCTAATTTTGGAGCTCTTGATTAA
- a CDS encoding phage minor tail protein L: protein MSISSDVQKLEPGKRVRLIEVDGSAFGAGILRFHNETIPHTEAEIIASGGDESKLEPKSVWWQGQEYGAWPYELTGISVSSDGQSSRPALAVANISGTIGALCRRFQGMAKAKVIIHDTFAHYLDARNFPDGNPTANPNEERKQVYYIDRKSGSDDETVEFELSSPADLRGQLIPTRQIQPMCTWCMRGWYKTGNGCTYAGQNGWFDKDGNRVDDPSQDVCSGLMSTGCKPRFGENEQLDYGGFPGASLLRG from the coding sequence ATGAGTATTTCATCCGATGTCCAGAAACTGGAGCCGGGTAAGCGCGTCCGCCTTATCGAGGTGGACGGATCAGCTTTCGGTGCCGGTATTCTTCGTTTCCATAACGAGACGATCCCCCATACAGAGGCGGAAATTATCGCCTCCGGTGGCGATGAGTCGAAACTGGAACCGAAGTCAGTGTGGTGGCAAGGGCAGGAATATGGCGCGTGGCCATACGAACTTACCGGAATATCTGTCAGCAGTGACGGGCAAAGCTCTCGGCCAGCGCTTGCCGTGGCAAACATCAGCGGCACGATTGGGGCATTGTGCAGGCGCTTTCAGGGGATGGCTAAAGCAAAGGTGATCATCCATGACACCTTCGCTCATTACCTTGACGCCAGAAACTTTCCTGATGGTAACCCGACCGCCAATCCAAACGAGGAGCGCAAACAGGTTTACTACATCGACCGAAAATCAGGTTCTGATGATGAAACAGTGGAGTTTGAGCTTTCCAGTCCTGCTGATCTACGCGGGCAGTTAATTCCTACCCGGCAGATTCAGCCTATGTGCACGTGGTGTATGCGTGGCTGGTACAAAACCGGTAACGGCTGCACTTATGCGGGACAAAACGGCTGGTTCGATAAAGACGGTAACCGGGTGGATGATCCTTCACAGGATGTCTGCTCTGGCCTGATGTCTACTGGTTGCAAGCCACGCTTCGGTGAGAATGAGCAGCTGGATTATGGTGGCTTCCCCGGCGCTTCACTTCTGAGAGGATAA
- a CDS encoding C40 family peptidase encodes MREKTVSAILAHAASSCPDECCGVVIQKGRVEKYIPCRNQAESPTEQFELSPEDYAAAEEQGTVVAIVHSHPGDGATTQPSELDMLMCDATELPWVIASWPEGDIRTVMPRGDRPLTGRQFVLGHADCWSLIMDYFRTEHGIKLPNYSVDRHWWEQGENLYMDNWYECGFREFNGTAQPGDMVIMQVQSAVPNHAGILLEGNVLLHHMYGQLSQRIPYGGYYRDRTIRILRYKDLM; translated from the coding sequence ATGCGCGAGAAAACAGTCAGCGCCATACTGGCGCACGCGGCCTCATCGTGTCCAGACGAATGCTGTGGCGTTGTCATTCAGAAAGGACGAGTAGAGAAATATATCCCTTGCAGAAATCAGGCTGAATCCCCGACTGAGCAGTTCGAACTGTCTCCTGAAGATTATGCGGCGGCTGAAGAGCAGGGCACTGTAGTTGCTATCGTGCATAGCCATCCTGGTGATGGTGCGACAACCCAGCCAAGCGAACTCGACATGCTGATGTGTGATGCTACTGAATTGCCCTGGGTAATTGCATCCTGGCCGGAAGGGGATATTCGTACTGTCATGCCTCGTGGTGATCGGCCGTTAACTGGTCGCCAGTTTGTGCTAGGTCACGCCGACTGCTGGTCTCTCATCATGGATTATTTCCGCACTGAGCACGGTATTAAGTTACCGAATTACAGCGTGGATCGTCACTGGTGGGAGCAGGGAGAAAACCTCTACATGGACAACTGGTATGAGTGTGGGTTCAGGGAGTTCAACGGTACTGCCCAGCCAGGTGACATGGTAATCATGCAGGTACAGTCCGCAGTCCCAAACCACGCGGGTATTTTGCTTGAGGGTAATGTACTCCTTCACCACATGTATGGCCAGCTAAGCCAGCGCATTCCATACGGGGGCTACTATCGTGACCGTACCATCAGAATTCTGCGTTATAAGGATTTGATGTAA
- a CDS encoding tail fiber domain-containing protein, giving the protein MIYTTGTIAVSGNTLTGTGTNFTAAGSLIRNGCTVIALTSPAQVFQITAIGGATSLTVTPAASPAIPAGTKYSILLSDSLSVDGLAQDIAETFTMYQRYMSGFADVMNGTTDVTITINGVAVTVPGQKSLAKKGANSDITSLSGLTTALSVGQGGTGAKTAADARTNLGLGSTDTPFFASIELSAASPFLDFHYGSTTNDYSARLWASGTASLEVKGGTGGGTGILQVEGGYQCRSGTKGSYSASVFNMLWTSGAMRLYVDNSDVGAITVTSSDRELKENIVYQTDREKAADEVSRWQVALFDMKARGVLDKKPGQLGFIANDMKEVSPEVVKGTGLPSGVDLESDDLSGMYYLDPMAAIAKLTLTIQHMQGELVELKEMLNTQKP; this is encoded by the coding sequence ATGATTTACACAACAGGCACGATTGCAGTCAGCGGCAATACGCTTACCGGAACGGGTACAAACTTTACTGCTGCGGGCTCACTGATCCGCAACGGATGCACAGTTATCGCGCTGACCAGCCCCGCCCAGGTATTCCAGATTACTGCTATCGGCGGGGCAACCAGTCTCACCGTGACACCTGCGGCAAGCCCTGCAATCCCTGCCGGAACGAAGTATTCGATTTTGCTGAGCGACAGCCTGAGTGTGGATGGCCTGGCGCAGGACATTGCTGAAACCTTCACGATGTACCAGCGTTACATGAGCGGTTTCGCTGATGTAATGAACGGTACTACAGACGTCACCATCACGATTAACGGCGTGGCCGTCACTGTACCGGGTCAGAAATCGCTGGCGAAGAAGGGGGCTAACAGCGACATCACCAGCCTTTCCGGGCTGACTACCGCGCTCAGCGTTGGCCAGGGTGGCACCGGTGCGAAAACCGCCGCAGATGCTCGCACAAACCTTGGTTTAGGAAGCACTGACACCCCTTTCTTTGCGTCCATCGAATTATCGGCAGCTTCACCGTTCCTCGATTTTCATTACGGCTCTACCACTAACGATTACTCTGCGCGATTGTGGGCCTCAGGAACAGCCTCACTTGAAGTGAAAGGCGGCACAGGTGGTGGAACTGGCATACTTCAGGTTGAAGGCGGTTATCAGTGTCGTTCCGGGACAAAAGGCAGCTACAGTGCGAGCGTGTTTAACATGCTCTGGACCAGTGGGGCTATGCGTCTTTATGTAGACAACAGTGACGTTGGAGCCATCACCGTTACTTCATCGGACCGGGAGCTGAAAGAGAATATCGTCTATCAGACCGACCGGGAAAAGGCAGCAGATGAAGTAAGCAGATGGCAGGTTGCTCTCTTCGATATGAAAGCCAGGGGCGTTCTCGATAAGAAACCGGGGCAGCTCGGCTTCATCGCTAACGACATGAAGGAGGTCTCCCCAGAGGTTGTGAAAGGTACTGGCCTGCCTTCCGGGGTTGACCTCGAAAGCGATGATCTCTCCGGCATGTACTATCTTGACCCAATGGCAGCTATCGCAAAACTGACCCTGACTATCCAGCATATGCAGGGTGAGCTGGTAGAGTTGAAAGAGATGCTTAATACTCAGAAACCATAA
- a CDS encoding tyrosine-type recombinase/integrase — protein MPRARKNKDDAWMPPRVYLGRSAYEYHPKGGGNIRLCDKTCTQAQVWTAWEAIINDRPDESTLSGLIEKFFQSGDFFELAAETQKDYRKYSKKIIDVFGQMPPDSIKPEHVRKYLDKRGVKSRTQANREKAFMSRVYRWAYERGYAKGNPTKGVKQFKETGRDRYITHEEYNALYSVSPDVVRVAMELAYLCCARQNDVLEMKKNQLMVEGILIKQSKTAVAQIKAWSDRLRAAIDLAKALPLNEGMSSLFILHQPTGHKYTRDGFNSRWRKAKEEARIKYPHLSFDFTFHDLKAKGISDLQGNIYEKQAISGHKNVEQTARYDRKISVVPVVGGQ, from the coding sequence ATGCCACGCGCACGTAAAAACAAAGACGACGCCTGGATGCCTCCGAGGGTTTACCTCGGACGTTCAGCCTATGAGTATCACCCAAAAGGAGGCGGGAACATCCGCCTTTGTGATAAGACCTGTACACAGGCGCAGGTGTGGACAGCCTGGGAAGCAATTATTAATGACAGGCCGGATGAATCAACCCTTTCCGGCCTGATTGAGAAGTTCTTCCAATCTGGTGATTTTTTTGAACTCGCAGCGGAAACACAGAAGGATTACCGCAAATACTCCAAAAAGATAATCGATGTTTTCGGGCAGATGCCGCCAGATAGTATTAAGCCTGAACACGTACGTAAATACCTCGATAAGCGTGGCGTAAAGAGCCGAACCCAAGCCAACCGGGAAAAAGCATTTATGTCCCGTGTTTATCGCTGGGCTTACGAACGCGGATATGCCAAGGGCAACCCCACAAAAGGGGTTAAGCAATTTAAAGAGACTGGCCGGGATCGTTACATCACCCATGAAGAGTACAACGCTTTATATAGCGTATCTCCTGATGTTGTGCGTGTTGCCATGGAGTTGGCCTATCTGTGCTGCGCACGTCAAAACGATGTCCTTGAGATGAAGAAAAACCAGCTTATGGTTGAAGGAATACTGATTAAGCAGAGCAAAACTGCAGTCGCGCAGATAAAAGCCTGGTCAGACAGACTGAGAGCAGCAATTGACCTTGCCAAAGCCCTTCCCCTCAACGAAGGTATGAGCAGCCTGTTTATTCTTCATCAACCTACCGGGCACAAATATACAAGGGATGGCTTCAACAGCCGATGGAGAAAGGCCAAAGAAGAAGCGCGGATCAAATACCCACACTTGAGTTTTGACTTCACATTTCATGACCTGAAAGCGAAAGGTATTTCAGATCTTCAAGGTAACATTTACGAGAAACAGGCTATCTCTGGACATAAAAACGTGGAGCAGACGGCACGGTACGATCGGAAGATTTCAGTCGTCCCTGTGGTGGGTGGGCAATAA
- a CDS encoding DinI family protein: MFVELVYDKRNFEGLPGAKNIILDELTKRIGRVFPDAEVRVKPMMTLPAINTDASKHEKEQISRVVQEMFEEADMWLEA, from the coding sequence ATGTTCGTTGAACTCGTTTATGACAAGCGAAATTTCGAAGGCCTGCCAGGTGCAAAAAACATTATTCTGGATGAGTTAACAAAGAGGATTGGCCGCGTTTTCCCGGATGCAGAAGTTCGCGTTAAACCGATGATGACGCTGCCAGCGATCAACACTGATGCAAGCAAGCATGAGAAGGAACAGATAAGCCGGGTTGTGCAGGAGATGTTTGAAGAAGCTGATATGTGGCTTGAGGCTTAA
- a CDS encoding DUF1983 domain-containing protein, with protein sequence MTTTIIKGRGKGGSNKTRTPVEAPDSIQSIARAKVLIALGEGEFAGGLDGKNIYLGDSSSYTPIQNADGSYNFNNVKYEFRSGTQDQDYIQGFPGVENELQVSYELKQAVPYVRAVSNTQLSALRIRLGWPTLLFQKNNGDKVGTRVEYAIDLSVDGGPYETVINGAVDDKTTTLYERSHRVNLPKATTGWQLRVRRITPDSTSVNVVDIMRVVAVTEIIDAKLRYVNTALLYVEFDAKQFPNGIPQVVCNPKGRIIRVPDTYDPETRTYSGTWEGVFKWAWTDNPAWIYYDIILNERFGLGQRIDATQIDKWELYRIAQYCDQPVPDGKGGSGTEPRFRCNVYIQDRNDAWTVLRDLAGIFHGMTYWGDNKMYVLADMPRDVWHIYNHASVVEGKFTFADPSETTRNTAALVNWSDPANHYKDTPEPVYDNDLAMRFDYRQLEMTAIGCTRQSEANRRGRWALLTNGIGEVVTFSTGMDVPPVGEVIGVAANELAGRTIGGRVSAVNGRNITLDRAADVKAGNRLFLNLPSGIAQARTVQAVNGNIVTVTTSYSETPETECNWGVDSDDLFIALFRVTGTRDNNDGTFEVTGTTYNPDIYSAVDTGARLDERPISVIPPGVQAPPDNIVVDSYSTVNQNIAITTMRVAWDAVQGAVAYEAEWRRDSGNWVSVPRTSSLGFEVQGIYSGRYLVRVRAVNSSDVSSVWASSAEVTLTGKVGNPPKPVGFTASENVVFGIELNWGFPANTEDTLKTEIQYSLTGTEDDAILLTDVPYPQRKYQQMGLKAGQVFWYRAQLVDRTGNESGYTEFVRGQASVDVSDITDAILEDIKTSEVFKDLIEDAVASSDKVAELTDAIKENAEGLAAAVGSNKQTAEAIIGNALAIADVVVRQTAQQGANTATFEQLREVIATETEARVTDVTRLEAETADNAAGITEVRQALSDETQARATAVDQLTAATQVISDKADAAGQASSQNSADITSLQQVVTDTTSSMASRLDELGARTDTANGGIQNNAIALITSTLAQVNQRMTLSVQYGDNKAGIERVDNVMADASKAVAESLKTLDSSAGGNTANVTDFAKTMADFSQASATQINSLKVTVNGQSAAIVQNAQVSADINNNLNAMYSIKVAVDANGNQYAAGMGIGVQNTPAGMQSQVLFLADRFAVMTQAGGTVTLPFVIQNGQVFINDAFFRDASIQFGKITDSLKSDNFVTGSNGAGWNLPKSGNAELNNVTIRGMVYASGGNFKGTVEATTFVGDIANVGIGGDVSISGGGVATRTITFTDSSTSALGKSALLEALIYLSASAATTVSITLNINGSTRDLGKINVPSGTAGVWMTVRHAVRNITTSTVTGIITVTGTGTASKIISAPTLTITRGTGSFA encoded by the coding sequence ATGACAACGACGATCATCAAAGGGCGCGGTAAAGGTGGCAGCAACAAAACCCGAACGCCTGTTGAGGCACCGGACAGCATTCAGTCCATTGCCAGAGCAAAGGTACTTATTGCTCTTGGTGAGGGGGAGTTCGCAGGTGGGCTTGATGGAAAAAACATTTACCTCGGCGACTCATCATCGTACACACCTATTCAGAATGCAGACGGAAGTTACAACTTCAACAATGTAAAATATGAGTTCCGTTCCGGTACTCAGGATCAGGACTACATTCAGGGATTCCCAGGCGTTGAAAATGAACTTCAGGTTTCATATGAACTGAAACAGGCGGTTCCTTATGTAAGGGCCGTCTCCAACACCCAACTCTCTGCGCTGCGTATTCGCCTTGGATGGCCGACTCTTTTATTCCAGAAAAACAATGGAGATAAAGTCGGTACCCGAGTTGAATATGCTATCGATCTTTCAGTAGATGGCGGACCCTATGAAACCGTAATCAACGGTGCTGTGGATGACAAAACCACAACACTTTATGAGCGCAGTCATCGTGTAAACCTTCCGAAAGCTACGACAGGCTGGCAATTGCGGGTTCGAAGAATCACTCCTGATTCGACGAGCGTAAATGTTGTGGACATTATGCGCGTTGTGGCTGTTACTGAAATTATTGATGCCAAACTACGCTACGTTAACACGGCCCTGCTGTACGTTGAATTTGACGCAAAACAGTTCCCTAATGGCATTCCTCAGGTTGTATGCAATCCGAAAGGTCGAATCATCCGTGTACCTGATACCTATGATCCTGAGACACGGACTTACTCTGGTACCTGGGAGGGCGTATTTAAATGGGCATGGACGGATAACCCTGCCTGGATTTATTACGACATCATCCTGAACGAGCGTTTCGGGCTTGGTCAAAGAATTGACGCGACACAGATAGATAAATGGGAGCTTTATCGTATCGCTCAGTATTGCGATCAGCCAGTGCCTGACGGGAAGGGTGGCAGCGGGACGGAGCCTCGTTTTCGTTGTAACGTTTATATCCAGGACCGCAATGACGCCTGGACCGTACTTCGTGATCTGGCGGGTATTTTTCACGGTATGACTTACTGGGGCGATAACAAAATGTATGTTCTCGCCGACATGCCCCGTGATGTGTGGCACATCTATAACCACGCCAGTGTAGTTGAGGGTAAATTTACCTTTGCAGACCCGAGTGAAACCACCAGAAATACTGCCGCGTTAGTGAACTGGTCAGACCCGGCGAACCATTATAAGGATACTCCTGAGCCTGTTTACGATAACGATCTGGCCATGCGCTTCGATTATCGTCAGCTTGAAATGACCGCTATCGGCTGCACCAGACAGTCAGAGGCAAACCGGCGCGGGCGCTGGGCGCTTCTTACTAATGGCATCGGCGAGGTGGTGACCTTCAGCACGGGCATGGATGTGCCCCCTGTCGGAGAGGTGATCGGCGTGGCTGCCAACGAGCTGGCCGGAAGAACCATCGGTGGCAGGGTGAGCGCGGTGAACGGTCGCAACATAACACTTGATCGCGCTGCTGATGTGAAAGCTGGTAACCGGCTTTTTTTGAACCTGCCATCAGGCATAGCTCAGGCCAGAACCGTTCAGGCCGTTAACGGAAACATCGTAACTGTTACCACATCCTACAGCGAAACGCCGGAGACTGAATGTAACTGGGGTGTGGATTCTGATGATCTGTTTATAGCGCTTTTCCGTGTTACGGGAACTCGGGACAACAATGACGGCACTTTCGAAGTCACCGGGACGACTTACAACCCTGACATCTATTCTGCCGTTGATACCGGTGCAAGGCTGGACGAGCGTCCGATCAGTGTTATTCCTCCAGGGGTTCAGGCCCCTCCAGACAATATCGTCGTGGACAGTTACTCTACGGTTAACCAGAACATTGCGATCACCACTATGCGTGTTGCCTGGGATGCCGTTCAGGGTGCAGTTGCGTACGAGGCCGAATGGCGACGAGACAGTGGAAACTGGGTTAGCGTGCCGCGTACGTCATCACTCGGTTTCGAAGTGCAGGGGATCTACTCTGGTCGCTACCTGGTTCGGGTGAGAGCAGTAAACTCCAGTGATGTTTCATCCGTATGGGCGTCATCTGCTGAAGTAACTCTTACGGGTAAAGTTGGTAATCCACCTAAACCGGTTGGGTTTACTGCTTCTGAAAACGTTGTGTTTGGTATCGAGCTGAACTGGGGTTTCCCGGCGAACACCGAGGACACGCTGAAGACGGAAATTCAGTACAGCCTGACCGGTACCGAGGACGATGCCATACTGCTGACTGATGTACCTTACCCGCAGCGCAAATATCAGCAGATGGGCCTTAAAGCTGGGCAGGTTTTCTGGTACCGCGCGCAGCTGGTGGACCGAACCGGCAACGAATCCGGGTACACCGAATTTGTACGTGGCCAGGCCAGCGTTGATGTATCGGATATCACAGATGCAATTCTGGAGGACATTAAAACCTCAGAAGTCTTCAAGGACCTGATCGAGGATGCCGTGGCCAGCAGTGACAAAGTGGCTGAACTGACTGATGCGATTAAGGAGAACGCGGAGGGTCTGGCGGCAGCGGTTGGTTCGAACAAGCAGACTGCGGAAGCTATTATCGGCAACGCGCTGGCCATCGCTGATGTCGTTGTCCGTCAGACGGCGCAGCAGGGGGCCAATACTGCAACCTTTGAGCAACTCCGGGAAGTGATTGCCACGGAAACGGAAGCACGCGTTACTGACGTCACCCGGCTGGAGGCGGAGACAGCAGACAATGCCGCCGGCATTACTGAGGTCAGGCAGGCGCTGTCCGATGAAACGCAGGCCAGGGCCACCGCAGTTGACCAGCTCACTGCCGCCACCCAGGTGATTTCTGACAAGGCTGATGCTGCCGGGCAGGCCAGTTCACAGAACAGTGCTGACATCACCAGTTTGCAGCAGGTTGTAACGGACACAACTTCATCTATGGCATCCCGCCTGGATGAGCTGGGGGCCAGGACCGATACAGCAAACGGCGGCATCCAGAACAACGCGATTGCGCTTATCACCAGCACCCTTGCTCAGGTGAATCAGCGAATGACCCTGAGCGTGCAGTACGGTGACAACAAAGCCGGTATTGAGCGTGTCGATAATGTCATGGCTGATGCCAGTAAAGCCGTTGCCGAATCGCTCAAAACGCTGGACTCCAGCGCAGGTGGGAACACGGCGAACGTGACGGATTTTGCCAAAACCATGGCGGACTTCTCTCAGGCATCAGCCACGCAGATCAACTCGCTTAAGGTCACGGTAAACGGCCAAAGTGCTGCTATTGTCCAGAATGCGCAGGTGTCGGCTGATATCAATAACAACCTGAATGCGATGTACAGCATCAAGGTTGCTGTTGATGCTAATGGTAACCAGTACGCGGCAGGGATGGGGATTGGTGTTCAGAATACGCCAGCGGGTATGCAGTCGCAGGTTCTCTTCCTTGCTGACCGCTTCGCCGTGATGACCCAGGCGGGCGGGACCGTGACTCTGCCATTTGTTATCCAGAACGGACAGGTCTTCATAAACGATGCATTTTTCCGCGATGCCAGTATTCAGTTCGGGAAAATCACCGATTCACTGAAATCGGATAACTTCGTTACTGGTTCGAATGGGGCTGGATGGAATCTGCCTAAAAGCGGTAACGCTGAGCTGAATAACGTCACGATCCGGGGAATGGTATACGCCAGCGGTGGCAACTTTAAAGGCACGGTAGAGGCGACTACTTTTGTTGGTGACATTGCAAACGTGGGAATTGGCGGTGACGTCAGTATTTCTGGCGGTGGGGTTGCGACACGAACGATCACGTTTACGGATTCCTCAACATCAGCACTTGGTAAATCAGCACTTCTTGAGGCGCTAATTTATCTTTCTGCATCTGCTGCAACAACGGTCAGTATCACCCTCAACATTAACGGGAGCACGCGTGATTTAGGGAAAATCAATGTCCCTTCCGGGACTGCCGGGGTCTGGATGACCGTAAGACACGCTGTGAGGAATATAACAACATCGACTGTAACCGGAATCATAACGGTAACCGGAACAGGAACGGCCAGTAAGATTATATCAGCCCCGACATTAACTATTACCCGTGGTACCGGCTCTTTTGCCTGA